Proteins co-encoded in one Quercus robur chromosome 8, dhQueRobu3.1, whole genome shotgun sequence genomic window:
- the LOC126697444 gene encoding transcription factor bHLH110-like isoform X3, whose product MRNALLQPISSQLHSFGINQGQVPNLDVSMAMPMDSEVNVHGSGFCDNQPLGNECFTVPFGSLINYSYQSGYQSGGTSICTDIPHQLMLLSQKPSIPQSVDDLQTMPNARKRPIEVNDLLPKTGTDILDNMMELKEWKRNKRNMTTTTEKQWQHQVRRAPTQIQEQRLHVPVRRSQKLSDKITALQKLVSPYGKTDTASVLQEASLYIKLLHEQIQNLFQLLSSSYKSSSQQPQALITFFDMSISGNWRTARPKEQRALLGTCVNYSESQNGKPF is encoded by the exons ATGAGGAATGCTCTTCTTCAACCCATCTCCTCACAGCTTCACAGCTTTG GTATCAATCAAGGCCAGGTGCCAAATTTGGATGTCTCTATGGCTATGCCGATGGATAGCGAAGT AAACGTCCATGGCAGTGGCTTCTGTGACAACCAGCCATTGGGAAATGAATGCTTTACTGTTCCTTTTGGGTCCCTTATCAACTATAGCTATCAATCAG GTTATCAATCTGGTGGTACCTCCATCTGTACTGACATTCCTCACCAGTTGATGTTGCTTAGCCAGAAACCTTCAATTCCACAATCTGTAGAT GACTTGCAGACCATGCCAAATGCAAGGAAACGTCCAATTGAGGTCAATGACTTATTGCCCAAAACAGGCACTGATATTCTTGATAACATGATGGAATTGAAAGAATGGAAGAGAAACAAGAGAAACATGACCACAACCACTGAAAAACAATGGCAACatcaagtcagaagagcaccGACGCAAATCCAAGAGCAAAGA CTGCATGTGCCTGTGAGGAGAAGCCAAAAGCTTAGTGACAAGATCACAGCTCTTCAAAAGCTGGTCTCTCCGTATGGAAAG ACTGACACTGCATCAGTTCTTCAAGAGGCTTCTCTTTACATCAAGTTACTTCATGAACAAATTCAG AATTTGTTTCAATTGCTGAGTAGCTCATACAAAAGTTCAAGTCAACAACCG CAGGCACTGATCACATTTTTTGACATGTCAATCT CAGGAAATTGGAGAACAGCTAGACCTAAGGAGCAAAGGGCTTTGCTTGGTACCTGTGTCAATTACTCAGAGAGTCAAAATGGAAAGCCCTTTTGA
- the LOC126697446 gene encoding probable inactive poly [ADP-ribose] polymerase SRO2, whose protein sequence is MDQIHGDVESQISLTINDDEISDSGSVCDETSPFRLFTEDVFVQIGEGSLEYGMITRSFLTGMRSVAKYTNVVAIHKNSLSTLTRKARLESFQLFSEAVAEKCGGNANVRLGWFGGTRDEILGIVKHGFSHCGRRPVNGQSYGVGVHLASTQFSIDGALSSDVDEDGLKHILLCRVIMGNMEVVCPGSNQFHPSSQNFDSGVDNLLAPRRYIVWSANMNSHIFPTFVISFKVPSVNDFLSVQANVPKPRTSLMTFSALISILSRFLNPPKMALIDKSYNDFRGNKITRPQFINSLRLIAGDGLLLEVLKPYTQERSKMRQNAN, encoded by the exons ATGGATCAGATTCATGGTGATGTTGAAAGTCAAATCTCTTTGACTATTAATGACGACGAAATTTCAGATTCCGGGTCTGTGTGCGATGAAACAAGCCCTTTTAGGTTGTTTACTGAGGATGTATTTGTTCAAATTGGAGAAGGGAGTCTGGAATATGGCATGATAACGCGTAGCTTTCTTACGGGTATGAGATCGGTGGCAAAGTACACCAACGTTGTGGCAATACACAAGAATTCTCTTTCTACTTTGACAAGGAAAGCGAGGTTGGAATCGTTTCAGCTTTTCTCTGAGGCAGTGGCAGAAAAATGTGGTGGCAATGCTAACGTAAGACTTGGATGGTTTGGTGGTACGAGGGATGAAATTCTTGGAATTGTGAAACATGGATTTAGTCACTGTGGAAGAAGGCCTGTAAACGGCCAGTCGTATGGTGTTGGAGTTCATTTGGCTTCtacacaattttccattgatgg CGCATTATCCTCTGATGTTGACGAAGATGGGTTGAAGCATATTTTACTATGCCGAGTCATAATGGGAAATATGGAAGTGGTTTGTCCTGGTTCCAACCAGTTTCATCCAAGTTCTCAGAATTTCGATTCTGGTGTGGACAATCTCTTGGCTCCTAGAAGATACATTGTGTGGAGTGCTAATATGAATTCTCACATTTTTCCAACCTTCGTCATAAGTTTCAAGGTCCCTTCCGTAAATG ATTTTCTAAGTGTGCAAGCAAATGTTCCAAAACCCAGAACATCGTTAATGACGTTTTCTGCTCTGATATCCATACTTTCAAGGTTCTTAAATCCACCTAAAATGGCTCTGATCGACAAATCCTATAACGATTTCCGG GGAAATAAGATCACGAGACCACAATTTATAAATAGCTTGAGGCTTATAGCTGGAGATGGGTTATTACTTGAAGTACTCAAACCTTACACACAAG AAAGATCAAAGATGAGGCAAAATGCAAATTAA
- the LOC126697444 gene encoding transcription factor bHLH114-like isoform X5, whose amino-acid sequence MRNALLQPISSQLHSFGINQGQVPNLDVSMAMPMDSEVNVHGSGFCDNQPLGNECFTVPFGSLINYSYQSGYQSGGTSICTDIPHQLMLLSQKPSIPQSVDDLQTMPNARKRPIEVNDLLPKTGTDILDNMMELKEWKRNKRNMTTTTEKQWQHQVRRAPTQIQEQRLHVPVRRSQKLSDKITALQKLVSPYGKTDTASVLQEASLYIKLLHEQIQQEIGEQLDLRSKGLCLVPVSITQRVKMESPFDHDDLCWKPITQSYRNV is encoded by the exons ATGAGGAATGCTCTTCTTCAACCCATCTCCTCACAGCTTCACAGCTTTG GTATCAATCAAGGCCAGGTGCCAAATTTGGATGTCTCTATGGCTATGCCGATGGATAGCGAAGT AAACGTCCATGGCAGTGGCTTCTGTGACAACCAGCCATTGGGAAATGAATGCTTTACTGTTCCTTTTGGGTCCCTTATCAACTATAGCTATCAATCAG GTTATCAATCTGGTGGTACCTCCATCTGTACTGACATTCCTCACCAGTTGATGTTGCTTAGCCAGAAACCTTCAATTCCACAATCTGTAGAT GACTTGCAGACCATGCCAAATGCAAGGAAACGTCCAATTGAGGTCAATGACTTATTGCCCAAAACAGGCACTGATATTCTTGATAACATGATGGAATTGAAAGAATGGAAGAGAAACAAGAGAAACATGACCACAACCACTGAAAAACAATGGCAACatcaagtcagaagagcaccGACGCAAATCCAAGAGCAAAGA CTGCATGTGCCTGTGAGGAGAAGCCAAAAGCTTAGTGACAAGATCACAGCTCTTCAAAAGCTGGTCTCTCCGTATGGAAAG ACTGACACTGCATCAGTTCTTCAAGAGGCTTCTCTTTACATCAAGTTACTTCATGAACAAATTCAG CAGGAAATTGGAGAACAGCTAGACCTAAGGAGCAAAGGGCTTTGCTTGGTACCTGTGTCAATTACTCAGAGAGTCAAAATGGAAAGCCCTTTTGATCATGATGATCTGTGCTGGAAACCCATCACACAGAGTTATAGAAATGTCTAA
- the LOC126697444 gene encoding transcription factor bHLH114-like isoform X1, with the protein MRNALLQPISSQLHSFGINQGQVPNLDVSMAMPMDSEVNVHGSGFCDNQPLGNECFTVPFGSLINYSYQSGYQSGGTSICTDIPHQLMLLSQKPSIPQSVDDLQTMPNARKRPIEVNDLLPKTGTDILDNMMELKEWKRNKRNMTTTTEKQWQHQVRRAPTQIQEQRLHVPVRRSQKLSDKITALQKLVSPYGKTDTASVLQEASLYIKLLHEQIQNLFQLLSSSYKSSSQQPQEIGEQLDLRSKGLCLVPVSITQRVKMESPFDHDDLCWKPITQSYRNV; encoded by the exons ATGAGGAATGCTCTTCTTCAACCCATCTCCTCACAGCTTCACAGCTTTG GTATCAATCAAGGCCAGGTGCCAAATTTGGATGTCTCTATGGCTATGCCGATGGATAGCGAAGT AAACGTCCATGGCAGTGGCTTCTGTGACAACCAGCCATTGGGAAATGAATGCTTTACTGTTCCTTTTGGGTCCCTTATCAACTATAGCTATCAATCAG GTTATCAATCTGGTGGTACCTCCATCTGTACTGACATTCCTCACCAGTTGATGTTGCTTAGCCAGAAACCTTCAATTCCACAATCTGTAGAT GACTTGCAGACCATGCCAAATGCAAGGAAACGTCCAATTGAGGTCAATGACTTATTGCCCAAAACAGGCACTGATATTCTTGATAACATGATGGAATTGAAAGAATGGAAGAGAAACAAGAGAAACATGACCACAACCACTGAAAAACAATGGCAACatcaagtcagaagagcaccGACGCAAATCCAAGAGCAAAGA CTGCATGTGCCTGTGAGGAGAAGCCAAAAGCTTAGTGACAAGATCACAGCTCTTCAAAAGCTGGTCTCTCCGTATGGAAAG ACTGACACTGCATCAGTTCTTCAAGAGGCTTCTCTTTACATCAAGTTACTTCATGAACAAATTCAG AATTTGTTTCAATTGCTGAGTAGCTCATACAAAAGTTCAAGTCAACAACCG CAGGAAATTGGAGAACAGCTAGACCTAAGGAGCAAAGGGCTTTGCTTGGTACCTGTGTCAATTACTCAGAGAGTCAAAATGGAAAGCCCTTTTGATCATGATGATCTGTGCTGGAAACCCATCACACAGAGTTATAGAAATGTCTAA
- the LOC126697444 gene encoding transcription factor bHLH114-like isoform X2 gives MRNALLQPISSQLHSFGINQGQVPNLDVSMAMPMDSEVNVHGSGFCDNQPLGNECFTVPFGSLINYSYQSGYQSGGTSICTDIPHQLMLLSQKPSIPQSVDDLQTMPNARKRPIEVNDLLPKTGTDILDNMMELKEWKRNKRNMTTTTEKQWQHQVRRAPTQIQEQRLHVPVRRSQKLSDKITALQKLVSPYGKTDTASVLQEASLYIKLLHEQIQNLFQLLSSSYKSSSQQPEIGEQLDLRSKGLCLVPVSITQRVKMESPFDHDDLCWKPITQSYRNV, from the exons ATGAGGAATGCTCTTCTTCAACCCATCTCCTCACAGCTTCACAGCTTTG GTATCAATCAAGGCCAGGTGCCAAATTTGGATGTCTCTATGGCTATGCCGATGGATAGCGAAGT AAACGTCCATGGCAGTGGCTTCTGTGACAACCAGCCATTGGGAAATGAATGCTTTACTGTTCCTTTTGGGTCCCTTATCAACTATAGCTATCAATCAG GTTATCAATCTGGTGGTACCTCCATCTGTACTGACATTCCTCACCAGTTGATGTTGCTTAGCCAGAAACCTTCAATTCCACAATCTGTAGAT GACTTGCAGACCATGCCAAATGCAAGGAAACGTCCAATTGAGGTCAATGACTTATTGCCCAAAACAGGCACTGATATTCTTGATAACATGATGGAATTGAAAGAATGGAAGAGAAACAAGAGAAACATGACCACAACCACTGAAAAACAATGGCAACatcaagtcagaagagcaccGACGCAAATCCAAGAGCAAAGA CTGCATGTGCCTGTGAGGAGAAGCCAAAAGCTTAGTGACAAGATCACAGCTCTTCAAAAGCTGGTCTCTCCGTATGGAAAG ACTGACACTGCATCAGTTCTTCAAGAGGCTTCTCTTTACATCAAGTTACTTCATGAACAAATTCAG AATTTGTTTCAATTGCTGAGTAGCTCATACAAAAGTTCAAGTCAACAACCG GAAATTGGAGAACAGCTAGACCTAAGGAGCAAAGGGCTTTGCTTGGTACCTGTGTCAATTACTCAGAGAGTCAAAATGGAAAGCCCTTTTGATCATGATGATCTGTGCTGGAAACCCATCACACAGAGTTATAGAAATGTCTAA
- the LOC126697444 gene encoding uncharacterized protein LOC126697444 isoform X4 has translation MRNALLQPISSQLHSFGINQGQVPNLDVSMAMPMDSEVNVHGSGFCDNQPLGNECFTVPFGSLINYSYQSGYQSGGTSICTDIPHQLMLLSQKPSIPQSVDDLQTMPNARKRPIEVNDLLPKTGTDILDNMMELKEWKRNKRNMTTTTEKQWQHQVRRAPTQIQEQRLHVPVRRSQKLSDKITALQKLVSPYGKTDTASVLQEASLYIKLLHEQIQNLFQLLSSSYKSSSQQPALITFFDMSISGNWRTARPKEQRALLGTCVNYSESQNGKPF, from the exons ATGAGGAATGCTCTTCTTCAACCCATCTCCTCACAGCTTCACAGCTTTG GTATCAATCAAGGCCAGGTGCCAAATTTGGATGTCTCTATGGCTATGCCGATGGATAGCGAAGT AAACGTCCATGGCAGTGGCTTCTGTGACAACCAGCCATTGGGAAATGAATGCTTTACTGTTCCTTTTGGGTCCCTTATCAACTATAGCTATCAATCAG GTTATCAATCTGGTGGTACCTCCATCTGTACTGACATTCCTCACCAGTTGATGTTGCTTAGCCAGAAACCTTCAATTCCACAATCTGTAGAT GACTTGCAGACCATGCCAAATGCAAGGAAACGTCCAATTGAGGTCAATGACTTATTGCCCAAAACAGGCACTGATATTCTTGATAACATGATGGAATTGAAAGAATGGAAGAGAAACAAGAGAAACATGACCACAACCACTGAAAAACAATGGCAACatcaagtcagaagagcaccGACGCAAATCCAAGAGCAAAGA CTGCATGTGCCTGTGAGGAGAAGCCAAAAGCTTAGTGACAAGATCACAGCTCTTCAAAAGCTGGTCTCTCCGTATGGAAAG ACTGACACTGCATCAGTTCTTCAAGAGGCTTCTCTTTACATCAAGTTACTTCATGAACAAATTCAG AATTTGTTTCAATTGCTGAGTAGCTCATACAAAAGTTCAAGTCAACAACCG GCACTGATCACATTTTTTGACATGTCAATCT CAGGAAATTGGAGAACAGCTAGACCTAAGGAGCAAAGGGCTTTGCTTGGTACCTGTGTCAATTACTCAGAGAGTCAAAATGGAAAGCCCTTTTGA
- the LOC126697444 gene encoding transcription factor bHLH114-like isoform X6, with protein sequence MRNALLQPISSQLHSFGINQGQVPNLDVSMAMPMDSEVNVHGSGFCDNQPLGNECFTVPFGSLINYSYQSGYQSGGTSICTDIPHQLMLLSQKPSIPQSVDDLQTMPNARKRPIEVNDLLPKTGTDILDNMMELKEWKRNKRNMTTTTEKQWQHQVRRAPTQIQEQRLHVPVRRSQKLSDKITALQKLVSPYGKTDTASVLQEASLYIKLLHEQIQEIGEQLDLRSKGLCLVPVSITQRVKMESPFDHDDLCWKPITQSYRNV encoded by the exons ATGAGGAATGCTCTTCTTCAACCCATCTCCTCACAGCTTCACAGCTTTG GTATCAATCAAGGCCAGGTGCCAAATTTGGATGTCTCTATGGCTATGCCGATGGATAGCGAAGT AAACGTCCATGGCAGTGGCTTCTGTGACAACCAGCCATTGGGAAATGAATGCTTTACTGTTCCTTTTGGGTCCCTTATCAACTATAGCTATCAATCAG GTTATCAATCTGGTGGTACCTCCATCTGTACTGACATTCCTCACCAGTTGATGTTGCTTAGCCAGAAACCTTCAATTCCACAATCTGTAGAT GACTTGCAGACCATGCCAAATGCAAGGAAACGTCCAATTGAGGTCAATGACTTATTGCCCAAAACAGGCACTGATATTCTTGATAACATGATGGAATTGAAAGAATGGAAGAGAAACAAGAGAAACATGACCACAACCACTGAAAAACAATGGCAACatcaagtcagaagagcaccGACGCAAATCCAAGAGCAAAGA CTGCATGTGCCTGTGAGGAGAAGCCAAAAGCTTAGTGACAAGATCACAGCTCTTCAAAAGCTGGTCTCTCCGTATGGAAAG ACTGACACTGCATCAGTTCTTCAAGAGGCTTCTCTTTACATCAAGTTACTTCATGAACAAATTCAG GAAATTGGAGAACAGCTAGACCTAAGGAGCAAAGGGCTTTGCTTGGTACCTGTGTCAATTACTCAGAGAGTCAAAATGGAAAGCCCTTTTGATCATGATGATCTGTGCTGGAAACCCATCACACAGAGTTATAGAAATGTCTAA